The following nucleotide sequence is from Candidatus Aegiribacteria sp..
TTTCCTTTTGAATATGTCCTCAGAGAGAATGCTTGTTCTCGGGATTATCGGCTTTTCGGTTTTCTTCGAATCCTTTGCTGAAATGATCTACTCGGTTTTCAGAGCAAGGGAAAAAATGGTTTACGAATCTATCTGCAGAATAACAATGGGCGCGATCTGTCTGATAGCCGTACTTACTTTTATTCAATTTAAAATGGATCTCACTGTAATTGCCTTTGCCTATGTCATAAGAACTCTTGCTGCAGTTATTGCTGCAGCTGTATTCGCAAGAAAGATAGGATTCTCAATACTGCCCTCTATCGATAAGGGAAGAATAAAGGAACTCTTCATTGCCGCGCTACCACTTGGAATTATGGGATTTCTTGGCATCGTCCATCAAAGGGCCGACAATATTCTGATCAGACAGATGCTCGGTGAAAACGCAGTGGCAGCATGGCAGGAGTGTCTTAAAATTGTAGAATTGATGCTGCTGCTGGTCGTTCCCACATTGTTGCCAGGGGCACTGTTCCCGTCTCTTTGCAGATCATTCAAGAATGGCGGGTATAAACGGCAGACCGGCAACATGTCCAGAATTTTTGTCGGTCTTACTGTAGCGCTGTCCCTTTCGGTCTTTTCAACCGGAGACAGATTCCTGAGGTTCATATGGGGAAGCGAATACCTGAGAAATTTCAGCTCTTCGGAAATGCAGTTATGTCTTTATTTATGCCTTGGAGGACTTGCAGCATTGTATCTCTGGAACATACTGATTTCAGCTCTTCTGGCTTTGAGTAAATTCAAGGTGGTTATACCTGTCACGACCGCGGCACTGATACTCGTCATCTGTGGCAATCTTCTGCTTCTGCCCGTGATAGGGCTGCCCTCCGCCGGGATTTTTTATGTTGCTGGAAACTTATTGGTAATCGTAAGCTACTGGGTATATATCAGGAGAATCGGTTATTCTCTACCGATCTGGAAGGAGGCGGCCATTTCCATACTTGTCTCAATACCGGCATTCGCAGCTGTTATTCTGATACGCGGCTTGCCATTCCTCCCTGCTCTGCTCCTGCCATCATTGATCTACATTCCGTTGTGGTGGCTCACCGGCGGAGGAAAAGCAATCCGCGAAGTATTTCCACACAAAACGGAGTGAATTTAATCCGAGCTTATCTAAAGAACGTCTCTCACGCCCTCTTCATCATCAACAGGAAGAATTGTTCCATCGATTCGTGATTCGGGCAGCTCTCCGGTAACGGGTTTTGTCATTTTTTAACAAGTGCTTTCATCTGAAGCTGCCGGAAAGAACAATCTGAATTTTGACCCTTCACCTGGCTGACTATCAACCTTTATTGTGCCCTTATGCCCGCTCACAATCCCAAGAACGACCGCCATCCCAAGTCCTCTGCCGGTTGATTTGGTTGTGAAGAAAGGATCAAAAATCTTGTTTATCGTCATCTTATTCATTCCGCATCCGGTGTCAGTGACTTCGAGGAGAACATATTTTTCCGACGACAGATCTCCTTTTATCAGGCTTCCCAGTTCCTTTATCTG
It contains:
- a CDS encoding oligosaccharide flippase family protein, translated to MKNAGSGFRSTYHSDKKDNSTDINKSSKAANSAFMLAGQLIGKGSLFVSVMLLSRYLSNTDFGCLLFAVVLGQLYFSFSDMGISLVLNMRSSVRPTDTQGLLSTSITLRIILSLLGFPLLILAGFLLNMSSERMLVLGIIGFSVFFESFAEMIYSVFRAREKMVYESICRITMGAICLIAVLTFIQFKMDLTVIAFAYVIRTLAAVIAAAVFARKIGFSILPSIDKGRIKELFIAALPLGIMGFLGIVHQRADNILIRQMLGENAVAAWQECLKIVELMLLLVVPTLLPGALFPSLCRSFKNGGYKRQTGNMSRIFVGLTVALSLSVFSTGDRFLRFIWGSEYLRNFSSSEMQLCLYLCLGGLAALYLWNILISALLALSKFKVVIPVTTAALILVICGNLLLLPVIGLPSAGIFYVAGNLLVIVSYWVYIRRIGYSLPIWKEAAISILVSIPAFAAVILIRGLPFLPALLLPSLIYIPLWWLTGGGKAIREVFPHKTE